The Chanos chanos chromosome 9, fChaCha1.1, whole genome shotgun sequence genome includes the window TAGGGGTAAGTACAAGCAAAATGTCACAATATTATTTTATCTTTCAAAACATATGTGATGTAATTTAGTTTGATACTGGTATAGACATATTTGTCAAGGCAGTTTGTCAGTTTTCACTCTTCCTCTTGCTTTCAGTCCTCAGTAAGAGTGATAGGTGAGTTCTCATCAAATCATAAGTCAAGAGGAGAGACAAATGTGAGTGCgacatttacaatttacaatttagcatttagcagacgcttttagacaaagcgacttacagttagtgcatcagtcagattcctaatacctcaatTATGTTGTACTCCAAATGTTACAGTATAAAGATTGAAATGCATTCAGGTGTCACTTTAAATTTTTATAATGatcttttgtgtgtgatgtgttttttattgtttttggtgCTTCACAACAGATTGAAAGAATATGAAAACGGACAGGCCAAAATTCAAGTAATTACAGCTCTattgaaatgaatttgaaagTCAGCATGCCCAGTCGACAGGCATAGgcagtatttcaattaaatgtatctaaaatatgtatttgagcaCTGTTCAGTGTCcgttgtatttttgtattttcaattACTTGTagtttaattaaatacattttttcacaccattttttcacattttattttgatacatttgaagAGCAAATATTTGCAATTTGTAGCAAGATacttttttatgtatttgtgccCATCTCTGCCAGGTGATAAATTGTGTATACTCTAATGATAATACAGGGGATCCATTAGCCCAACATTGTAAATGTTGTCTGTATTTCCCCAGAACTGTGCTACTGACAAAATGCTATGTCATGTAATCTGTAATCATTGAGATATTACTCATGACCGTTGCGTCTGAATTGTTTTAGTCTCCCATACAGAAAGGTTTGGGTTTGTCGTTATTTCTGTACAAGTTAGAAGGTTGTGCAACATGATGATACAACTCATTTGTTTTGAGAATAATCCCAGTATAGTCCACTCTATCtgccattacaaaaaaaaatcattgtgtcTACTCTGGTCTAATTTAAATAGTGAGACTCCAGAGggattttatttgtcattttagcTCCTTTTCTCCCCTAGTTAGCTGTGGCCAATTCCCTTGGTTTTCTGCTCTCTGGCACTTAAACATAGCCCCACACTGTTTGGGGTGGGTGCAGACTACCACATGCATCCTCTGATACATGTGGAGTTGTGGACCACTTCTGTTCACCAGACCATGGAGAACTCttcctacacacagacaccaccagTTGTGGATGCCCGGCTAAGACAGAAGCACTACTACAGTGAATCATCATTTCATCatatcttttcctctcttttttcacacaaaatacCCAAGgctttgtttccattttattttatcagatGTTGATTCCGGAGACCATGATATCCCTGAGATCAACAAAGGTGAGGACTTCCAGAGGGAATATTTGAGGCTTTATAAGTTtgatcaaaaacacaaatatttattttgtgtgtgaatatatgctGAACAGCTCACTCATAATTTCCTCTGTCCTAGATTTAAATCTTCGAGAAGGGGACATTTTAGAGGTCAGCTCCTTTAAAAAGCTGAATTCTCTTGTGAAAAATGTTCTGTAGCTTACAGAGTCTGATATCAGTAAATCGCATAAGAGCCCTCTGATAGTTCTAAAATGAGATGATATTTTGAATATCCTATTGAACAGACCAACCAGAGGAGTGCTGTTTTAGGAGATAACTACCGATGGGAGTCTCCTGTTCCCTATGTACTGAATGCGGACCTTGGTAAGACTATTGATTTACAGgttttcagtgctgtgtcagtAACTTTAGACCAGATTCAATTGTCCATTAAAGTGCTAGCCATTACATGACCATTGTAGAAaaaaggaagtaaaaaaaataaatttaaataaaattaatatgATTTTACCTTACTTGTACTCTACATCTGATATTTTCAGATATGAATGCCAGAGGCATTATTCTGAGGGCCTTTGAACAGTTCAGATTGAAATCATGTATCGATTTCAAGCCAAAAGAGAGTGAGGACTACTACATCTCAGTTGAAAAGAAGAATGGGTATTTATTTTTCATCCTTATGTTTCCTGAGCAATGCAATGTATACCCTTTCAGTTTCTAAGCTCATGCCACCTGCCATTACCAACTAAttctaatttcatttaatttgctaatttaatttcattcttcCTGTGTGCTATACCCTGCACTTCAAACACATTAATTGTACATCGTTGTCGCAATTATTGGCCGCTTGATGTGAGTTTCGGGACTGTGAACGAGTTCACGCCTACAAAATCAAACCTTTTGTCTTGGTAATATGGGGAGTACTCAGCTAGATGCATTCAATCCTGACGTGTGGACTACCACATTTAATGAAGCTCATATGATATCAACAGAGACTGTTGCTGAAGCATCAGCGCAAGTGTCAGCCCTTGTAGGAAACCCTCCTTGTATGAGGTCCTACTCAGGTAAAGTCCAGCGAGTCTACCTGTATGAGTCCACTGAGCAAGGCCACCAACAAGGCAAATGGTCCTATTTGCCCAAGCACTTAAAACTCTGCACTCAGCACTATGCGCTCCCACTCAGTTCATGTTGTCTCCAGTACACACAAAAGGTATTGCTATGGCAAAAGGCAAAGAAATTTGGCTAACATCCGTTCTTTGCAATACTCTTCAGTCACATGTGCATCCATCTCTGTTGGGTTATGGAACTGTCAGTCGACAGTTAACAAAGCTGATTTCATTAATGCACATGCTAACCTGCTATCACTTGAGCCATTAGCTCTCACTGAAACCTGGATCATACCAGAAAACACGGCTTTCCTGGCTGCCCTGTCTAATAATTACTCCTTTTTCCATACCTGACACTATTGGTGGAAATTATTTTCCACCTTCAACACTTTTCTCAATCCACCACTCACCTAGACCACACACTAAcctttgcctctttctttaCTGAAAAATTGGCGGCCATCAGTAGCCAATTCTCTGAAACACTTGGAGACAACCGGCACCCCCCCAGCTAAGGGCACGTCACTTCCCTCATTCATCTCCCTCACTGAGTGTGAGGTTCCTAAACTCCTGACATGTAGCCATCCTACTATATGCCCATTGGACCCCATTCCCACCAACCTCCTCCAAGCTGTATTACCCACCAGAATTCCTCACTCGGAATGACCTCCTTGATACAATCAGTCAGGCTTTAAGAGTGACCACTCCACTGTAACTGCTTGGTTATCTGTGAGAGAAGCCTTAAAGGCAGCCAGAGCTGCAGGTCAGTCCTCAGTGCTCATTGTGCTGGACCTATCAGCAGCCTttgacacagtcaaccacatcATCCTGCTACCTGTTCCTTCAGATATGGGCATCTCAGACAAAGCACATTCTTGGTTTGAAACCTACCTCACCGGGCACACCTTCAGTGCATCACGACAATGACAAATGTCCACATCCCATCGCCTCTTCACAGGGGTGCCCCAAGGGTTGGTGAATGGGACCCCTTCTCTTTGCAGTATACACCACCACCCTGGATTCAGTTATCCACTCACATGGCTTCTCATATCACTGCTACACAGATGATACCCAGCTATACCTGTCATTCCTGCCAGATGACCCCACGGTCTCAGCGCAGATCTTGGCTTGTCTCTCAGACATATCCTCTTGAATGAAAGAACACCACCTTCAGCTAAACCTCTCCAAGACCGACCTCTTGGTCATCCAAGTCAATCAGTGTATTCATCACAATATCAGTATAAAAATCACCTCTTCATCCTTAACCCCAACCAAAGTAGCGAGAAACCTGGGTGTCATGATTGATGACCAGCTATCCTTCTTCAAACAGGTTGGGTCAGTTTCCCGGTCATGCCGCTTCAGTCTTTACAACATAAGGAAAATCAGGCCCTACCTGACTTAGTCTGCCACCCAACTCTTGGCACAGGCCATGGTTATCTCTCGGCTTGACGACTGCAATGCCTTTCTAGCGGGTCTCCCAGAATGCCCAGGTGAAACCCCAGCAGATGGTCTAGAATGCGGTGGCACATCACATTTTCAATCAGCCTAGGAGGGCACATGTCACACTGCTACTCATCAACCTCCACTGGCTTTCCATGGCCACCCGAATCAAATTCAAGTCACTAATGCCTGCTTACAGAGTGACCTCTGTGTCCGCACCCATCTACCTGAACTTGTTAATACAAGCTTATGCCCCTCCTCGCCCACTGCGTGCCTCCAAGGAACATCGTCTGGCATTGCCATCTCTACACACAAGGCAgtctcagtccagactgttttttttatggctcCCCGATGGTGGAACAAGCTAACTACTGCCATCAGAGCAGGGTcttccctctctatcttcaagaacctcttaaagactcaccttttcTGAGAGCACCTTCTCTCCTAACaactaacacctctaacaccctaacatgCCTTAACCGCacctactctactctactctcctgtctctgtcttgaaagaaaactcgCACTTATTGCTGCactttaaacagatgtaatactAACACTTACTCATCGGTCTGTCACTATACAGGatcttgaattgtttcccccaTTGTAAGGCCCTTTGGGTAAATGCGTCAGcgaaataaatgtaatgtaatgtaattcaaATATTAATACAAatagaaaaattcaaaatgaaaagtacattttctcAATTTTTCTAAGGTGAAAATAGATGTTGTTGGGCCGATAAATGGTAATTACAAAGGACACTGGGAAGCATTTTCAGTTGGGGGTGCTCAAGGTCAGTGGCATACATACAGTGTATAGTGCAATGTCATACTTGTACCCCATTGAACAAAGTAGACAGGACCATTTATATCTGATGATTTTAGCCAAAGAACCTCACACAAGGCAGAAAGCCAAAACGATTACATAGTTGCACAATGCACACCAAAAGACTTGAAAACTGGTAAACCCGGCTAAGCATACAGGCTTATGCAATGTGCAAATCAAAAGAAATCATCTCTACTTCAATTATTAAAAACTGCATTAGTAATACATGCATCAGTTCAATAACTTTAGCTCTTACTACTGCTGAGTTAATAGGCAATGGTACGTTTTTAAAAGCAGATATAGAAAAACAGCCAACTTGAACTACTTGGTAGACAACAACAGAAATTATgcatgggagaggagagggagggagagagatcagaTGGAGTGCCAGACTACAACAACCCGGTTTGACGCAAGTGACAGATAACACCAACTGCTGACACTAGCGTTAGCCAGCAGCTGGTCGGGCTGGATAGGACTACTGAGCTtattgggcctcattcaccaatatcttcctaagtttttttcaattaaatttgttcttgagaaaggtcctaagatAAAGTCTACGTCAGATCCATGACATGTTCTTAAACCACAGAATTATTTGCATCTCTGTTCTAATGATGATTCCCATTGTCCTCGTAAATTGAAAGCAATTGTCCTTAGTTAGCATAGGTAAACGCCCCGCCAATCCTTGAGACTGCAGGGCCATGTGTACTCATGGAAATCTATTGAAGCCCATTTCcggaacagtaaaaaaaattttttttaattgcttaattGCTACTTTATTTCTTGGAATTCTGACTCTATTTTGCGGAATTCAGACTTTATTTCTTGGAATTTTGACTTATTTCTTGTGATTCTGAGTTTTGTTCTAACAAACAACAAGTATCTTCAGCCATCACTTCTGGTCcagctttaatggttcaatgcaactCTCCTACAATGGCAGACAGGTGAGAAAGCTACAATGGCTGTGTCAGCGCTGTcgaggtattttaatatttattcatatgtaaaagtaaaactgactgattctcacacacctgctttacaacctgtctgctttcagatgggataacccataagtagtgtatgtaaagtTCTCATATCACAGTCTCCaacaactgttatattctcatattgttCTTTTTGTTATAGTACAAAAGCATGAATgcaaaagaccataatgctttgtaaaataatgaaaataattatgaaaaaaatataaatgaccaaaatattgttgtaatttaaatcctataatattatacaactgcAGAATTGAAGaagataaataataaacaattatttagtacaaacatgtcagcattcaaatgtgtgtaaatgtgctcttgagtgtgcatAGATTCTGTTGCTACCtgagaacaaatcccaaatgagaaaacatctgtgaatgtcagaaaactgattaagtgggttttaagaacaaatttcctCTTAAGAACGGTTGGTCAATGAGGCCCATTGTTGGAGCTGGAGCCATTGTTAGGGATGGACACCGTAACTGAAGCTGAATCATCACTCGTTTTTGAAAGTTTCACTTTAGAGTTATTGAAATCATTAGAAATTCTCTTTTGCAACATTTTGAACAATGCTACATGCGTGTGGTGCGTGTTGTCTGTGTAACAGAAATTACTTCCCTTTGCGGGTGCGTCAATCTTAATCAGCAAAGACAAATCTGACTGGTTAATACACGTTTGGAAAATAAGTAAACCAAACATAGAAATGAAATGCCCACCTTCTCTGCTCAGTCTTAGTGTAAAAAATATGTCGgtaatatatatgtttattgcCATTGCAGTTAAACAATACAGCAAAAGCAGGGGGTGCTGCAGCACTCCCACTTCCTGCATCCATGGTAGttagatacaaaaaaaaaacttgttggCTCTCTACCCAGCACACACgtatttaaaacaaatacataagcTACCAGGTTGTAGCATGACAGCGAAAGAAGTGAAATTTAAATTCAATCATCAGTTTAAGTCAAGTGTATGAAAGTGTTGACCTGAATAGTTGAGAAATGGAGctctttttgaaaatgatggATTGAATTCTCTTGAAGATACTTCACAGTATATCAGatctatttaatctatttttcaTTTAGACATAAATCTGAAGGTGAAACATTAAATCATGCACACAGAGTGATTTGTATCTCTGATTTTCTAGGTGTTACTCATATGTAgggaaaatatttatttatggcCAAGTTCTCTCCATTGGTGCTTTTTGCGATACCATTGCTATTGTTGAACACGAGTTTCTTCACGCTCTGGGTTTCTACCATGAACAGTCCAGATATGACAGAGATGAGTATGTCACAATTGTCTTGGAAAATATCTTGGCAGGTATAGTAACTCATTTTCTCTATGTTTGCAAAATTATATGACtaaaataattcataattatttAGACTGACATTATGCTATGCCAACATGTGAACATGCTATAGGAACTGAATATAAAAAGGCAAATGTTTGAActattttaaatttctttttcactATCCCAGTTTCTCTATGTCTGCGAAATTATATGACTTAAATCATTTGTTATCCTTAACACTGGTggtatgtaaatgtgttgaaGAGACCTAAGATAAAAGTCAAATGACTGAACTATTCTTAATGTCTTCTTCACTGTCTTTAGGAAGCGTTAGCAATTTCAATAAGTACACCAAGTATGAAATCACCACCCAGGATACTCCATATGACTACACCTCTGTGATGCACTATGGGAAAGATGCTTTCACCAATGGAAATGGACCCACCATCATCACAAAGCTGCCTGAGTTCCAGGATGTGATTGGTCAGCGACTGGAGATGAGTTCCTATGATGTCTTTGAACTTAACAGACTCTATAAATGCAGTAAGTGTTCAGTTATACAATCTTTAAAACAATTTAGACAACAGTAACGATTAACCACTGTAAAAGTTTTCTCATGGTATGGTTCAGTTTCCCTTTACAGCATTGATGTTAAAAAATAACTACAttaaaaatgctgttttctttaagaataaataaataaataaattactgcCCTACAGTCTGTCaagtaaatataaacaacagaaatgattCACTCTAAGAATCTGTCTCATCTTAGCTTTCTTGCAGGGTATCAAACTAAAAAATAACACCACATCCAATTTTTGATTGGTTAACATTTCAATAAACTTTCTCAGATCGCCTGTAATATTAAAGACCCTGCCTTGTCAAATATAACAACCAGGCCTCTCTTGTCAGTTCTTTTTGGCTAATCAGTCCTCATGTTaggaaaaccacacaaaaataaTTAATGAGGTGTCATTATCAAATGGTCATTTTCTAGTTTTTTATGCTATTGCAAAAGATTATATGGATAACTTCAGCCAGCTGGGATTTGAACATAGAGAAATACACCTTGTTGCATGAAAGTGGCCTCACTCATTTGTTCATTGTTTATGGTTTGATTTGGCTTTCCTGTCTCAGATGCAGCCGTCTCATTCCTGGACCACTGCAGTTTTGATAGTGGGggtctgtgtgagatgagtgtctgttCTCGCTCTGACCATGGATGGGAAAGAGTGACCAATGCCGCTGGAGGTCCCCACTCTGATCACACTTACATAGGGGGTGAGTATTAAGGTGAaaacaaattcaacaaaatttattttaaaacacagttaTAAGACAGACAGATCAGAGGTCAGATGTTTCTACAGAAATTCTTCCTGTTTATGGAAATGTCAGTCACCCACCTACCCCCTGACCTTCCATTAGctttttttcaaattctatTGTGTGAAAATCATGATACAATTAAATTTTATGTTACTTTTTAACATATATTGATTTACTGTGAATTCCATGCTAAATGCACCTCAGTAATGGGAATGTATGACACAAACATTAGAGGTGCTCAGCAGGTTTTTAGATGTCCATTTCAGATGGCCTCCACAATGGCTGATTTATCTAGAAATTCTGCTGCTCCTATTTTCatgaacagaattttttttctgtgttcttcaTTCTCAGCCGGATTCTTCATGCACTCCAGCATGGCAAATGGTCGGGAAGGTGACACAGCAAAACTGGAGACCAGGACAATGACACCAAGCAGAGACTGTAAAGTTCAGTGTCTGCAGTTCTTCTATTTCCACAGTGGGAATGAATCTGACCAGCTCAACATCTGGATCAGAGAGTTTGACAATGAAGCTGATGCAAATGGAACACGCAGACTAATGAGCCAGATCACAGGTAGAAATTAGAATTAGAATAGAACTGTgaaataacaatgacaacagtctcaatttattattatcattattattattattgttgttgttgttgttgtcattgtcatcGTCATTGTCATCGTTGctgttgctttgttgttgtaGATTTTCCATAAATAACTGCAGAGCCTTAAATTCAGTCAAATACATGTAAACACTTATAACAAAGTATAGCAGAGGACTAAGGATAAAGTTCTTTACGTCTCTGCTCGTAGCATGTTAGAGAATTGATTTTTCTGtgccaaaacatttctttcaggTACCCCGGCCAACTACTGGCAACTCCATCATGTTGCCCTTAATGctacaaaaacatttcaggttGAATTTGAATCACATAAAGGAGCAGGAAGTTCCACTGGTGGTTTTTCTGTGGATGATATTAACCTGTCAGAGACTGAGTGTCCACACAACACTTGGCAGATAAGAAACTTTGAGGAGCTTTGGAATTTGAATTCTCCAGGTACTGACATCTTTAGCCCAAGGTATTACTCTCCTGAAGGCTATGGCTATCAGGTATTGGTAAGGCTCCAACAGGAATACTTTTCCATCTATGTGCGTCTGGTGTCTGGGGACTATGATGATCAGCTGCAGTGGCCTTGTCCATGGAGACAAGTGACCTTCTTACTTCTCGACCAGCATCCTCACATCCAACAACGTATGTCACATCAGAGGAGCATCACCACGGACCCAACTTATATTGATGGTGGGACCACTTATATATTAGGTTTTCTGTACACTTTCCTCtaatacaaaaatattataGTATTgatgtatttcatgttttttttcacaattatGAATACAGTTATGTCCacacaaaaatgtttacatCTCACAGTATTTCACAGTATTTGCTTAATTTTGATTGTCATAATATTATCTCCATTATTGATGAACAGGTGGTGGTTATTTTTGGGACAACCCACGGAATGTTGGAACTCCGATAGTCGAGAACAATGAGACGATCTATGTAAACAATGGGTGGGGTTACCGATATTTCATATATCAGAGGGACCTCAGTGACAGAGCATTTGTTAAGGGTGGTgacatcttcttcctcttcagtaTGCAGGGTAAGAGTTATGACTTGGTCTCATGAGACTTGGTCGActcagtggagacagtgagaaagagaagcaagcatgtttgaggagaaaaataaaagcaaacaacTGTGCCTTAAAATTGAACTCCAGAATTTTGAAAGCCTTTTTATAAccaaaatttgttttttgtttttttaacctctttgtCGTCCTCAGATCAAGCATGTGTGACATTGGGGGAGTcacaaaagaacagagaatACAGAATAGTTGTCTCTCACAACAATTACAGATTTTTAACTGAGAATTTAGCTGAGACCGCAATCCCCTCAGGGCTTTTGCTGGGCAATGTGCCTTCCCAAAATCAGCCAAAGTAAAAAACAAAGGCATTGTTGGACGTGTCAGGGTTTTTTAATACCCGCACCCACCTGACCCGTTATGAGAGCCAACCCGCACTGTGCGACCCGCAGAAATATGCTTTAATCAACCACCCGAACCCAAGCTGTCCCGCAAACTGCCAACTTTAGCCTCTATAGCGATGGCATCCATATCACAGAGTAAGAGATAGCGTTTTCTTAGTTAGTGCCCAAAAAGGATAGACTCATGTAGACAAGAAGGTTTGCATGAGCAACTGGAGGCTTTAGCAAAGTCAGCAGTGTTGCactatttcattttatcatAAAACACAGTCATTGACCAAAACCACAATCGCCAAACACTGATAAAGCTGCTGATAAACAATTAGGCCAGGCAacaattataaattataattataaactATAATCTGGGTACAGAGAGATATGTGAAAGATGTAGGTTACTTTATAGTTCGGTAATGCAGATTTTTGACAGCCAGAGCCTAAGATGACCTGCACACTCtggtgcatgcatgtgtgtgtgtttgggagagagagagagtgacagagagagtggagggtaGGTGGAAGGCGGACTGGTAATCACAGCCTAGTCTATTGCATGCAATTTGGAGAGCCTGAAATGCAGAGCCTATTGCACACAATGTTTTTGTAAGTTATCTATAACTTAGTTGGAATGTTGCTTTGTCACTTTTTGACCTGACCTGCCTGAGCCCATGATATTCTCATGTAAGCTTACCCAAACCTGCCTGACCCGCGGGTTATGGGTCGACCCTCACATCACTACAAAAAAGACTGATAACATTTATTacacaatttaaaatataacaaagcttttgaagaaaatataacaaagaatttgaaaataaaaaaaacagattgatgCAACAAGCCAGAAACTTATACCATTACATCtgaatgcttttaaaacagtctaCTCCATCATTTATATCTGGGAAAATGGAGTCTGTAATTCACACTGCTGAGGCAAAGTGATATCATGGCTATTGTATATGTATTGTCTGTAAAACCAACACATATTCATACCGCTTTTATGACTGTGGAAAAATTGTCAAATAGCATGATGTATTTAAAGCACGCAAAATTATCACTACACACAAGACATAGTACAAACAAAGTCACACAACCCGCTCAAAATAAACTATAGAATCCAAATCCACATGTGACATAACaataaacaagaacaaagacaaaaatacacacccccacatccTCACTGTGTGACATATGCATGGAGCATGTGCATTCCATCATgtcattctttttatttctatttttttcagatatttccGGACTACTGCAAAAGGACTCTCTGCCTTGTCCCTCTGTGCCTGAGCAGAGCTTCACAAAGTCTTCAGAAGAACAAGCTGATGAGGGTCCATGTGTGAAACGGTACAATCATCAGAAAAGAACATTGCTGTAGAAGAACACTCAGACACTTTGGTCCATCCAAACTGAGTAATATTGAGTGAGATAGAAAATGAGGATTTGATTGTCAGCggttctgtgatttttgaatttgtttgacTCACCATCATGTCTGTTCTCATCCTCATGTCTAATAATGGATTGTTGAATTTTACTCTTAGAAGTGTCAGCAGGCAGAAGATTTGTGAGAAATTGTGTTGAAATGTCATGTCATGGGATGATTAAGTTGCTTTTCCACTGCATTCAACTTGGCTGATATTTTACTTGCAAAGTAGTAGCAACAATAAAAAAgattattattttacatatattttagaGATTAACTGATAACTTGAATATTATGTTTGAACACCATTACACCAAAAGACCAAAGGAACACCAAGGAAGTCATGTTTTTTAAGCCATATAGctgaaacaaaatgtcattcattcattcattcattcattcattcacccgATGATTATGTTCCAGTCAACTTGCAAGTAAATTCACAATGAAGattgaaaaacaatgaagaTGAAAATTTCTGTCTGTAATTACAACTATAacatctaaaaacaaacaagcagacaaagaaataagcaaaccaaccaaacagccatacaaccaaccaacaaacaaacaagcattgGTATAGAACAGAGGTCTTCTACGTTTTTCAGGCCAAGGACCCCTTGGCTGATAGAAACACAGTGGAGGGACACCCTGTTGCATATCATATAAAATTGTGTCGCTTATTGTGTCGCTAACATTAATGTGCAGGGTGGCCCACAGTGCCATGTTTAAATCCACAATGAAAATTTGTAAAACTTGTCTCTTTCTGCAGGaatccaacaaccactaccCCACCTACGACAACAACGTAAATATATTTCTCTTTATCCCAGTTGTCATAATTATCTTATAATTTCAAGGGAAACTAATTTGCTTATGTTTgcatattaaacacacagactgttttccCATAGTTCTACCTGTAATTACAACTATTacatctaaaaacaaacagacaaagaaataagcaaaccaaccaaccagtcatccaaccaaccaacaaacaaacattggtGTAGAACAGAGGTCTTCTATGTTTTTCAGGCCAAGGACACCTTGGCTGATAGAGACACAGTGGAGGGACCCCCTATTGCATATCATATAAAATTGTGTCGCTTATTAAACCGGGCAAACATTAATGTGCAAGGCGACCCATAGTGCCATGTTTAAATCCACAATGAAAATTTGTAAAACTTGTCTCTTTCTGCAGGAATCCAACAACGACTACCCCACCTACGACAACAAGGTAAATCCATTTCTTTATCCCAGTTGTCATAATTATCTTATAATTTCAAGTGAAATTAATTTGCTAATGTTTGCATATTAAATACACAGACTGTTTTCCCATAGTTCTACCTGTAATTACAACTATTacatctaaaaacaaacaagcagacaaacaaacaaacaaaccaaccaaccagccatacaaccaaccaacaaacaaacactggtgTAGAACAGAGATGCTCTACATTTTTCAGGCCAAGGACCCCTTGGCTGATAGAGACACAGTGGAGGGACCCCCTACTGCATATCATATAAGATTGTGTCGCTTATTAAACAAGGCAAACATTAAT containing:
- the LOC115821548 gene encoding meprin A subunit beta-like yields the protein MENSSYTQTPPVVDARLRQKHYYNVDSGDHDIPEINKDLNLREGDILETNQRSAVLGDNYRWESPVPYVLNADLDMNARGIILRAFEQFRLKSCIDFKPKESEDYYISVEKKNGCYSYVGKIFIYGQVLSIGAFCDTIAIVEHEFLHALGFYHEQSRYDRDEYVTIVLENILAGSVSNFNKYTKYEITTQDTPYDYTSVMHYGKDAFTNGNGPTIITKLPEFQDVIGQRLEMSSYDVFELNRLYKCNAAVSFLDHCSFDSGGLCEMSVCSRSDHGWERVTNAAGGPHSDHTYIGGENSAAPIFMNRIFFLCSSFSAGFFMHSSMANGREGDTAKLETRTMTPSRDCKVQCLQFFYFHSGNESDQLNIWIREFDNEADANGTRRLMSQITGTPANYWQLHHVALNATKTFQVEFESHKGAGSSTGGFSVDDINLSETECPHNTWQIRNFEELWNLNSPGTDIFSPRYYSPEGYGYQVLVRLQQEYFSIYVRLVSGDYDDQLQWPCPWRQVTFLLLDQHPHIQQRMSHQRSITTDPTYIDGGGYFWDNPRNVGTPIVENNETIYVNNGWGYRYFIYQRDLSDRAFVKGGDIFFLFSMQDISGLLQKDSLPCPSVPEQSFTKSSEEQADEGPCVKRVAHSAMFKSTMKICKTCLFLQESNNHYPTYDNNESNNDYPTYDNKESNNHYPTYDNKESNNHYPTYDNKGDTIYAKPWQVYLQFEVWSWIVTL